A genome region from bacterium includes the following:
- a CDS encoding GtrA family protein gives MRELIKFICVGLLNTAVDLAVLNVLFFVFIGGAQGWLYIVFKSASFLVAVINSFFFNKYWVFAKRGSPEIKESALFLSISTVGLFINVGISSVAFFILTHILDVSPGLAANIGALFGSGAIFLLNFIGYKFIVFKKQYE, from the coding sequence ATGCGAGAACTCATAAAATTTATTTGCGTCGGGTTGCTGAATACGGCAGTAGATCTTGCTGTCCTTAATGTACTTTTTTTCGTCTTTATAGGCGGAGCTCAAGGGTGGTTGTATATCGTCTTTAAATCTGCCTCCTTTCTTGTAGCGGTGATAAACAGCTTTTTCTTTAATAAGTATTGGGTTTTTGCAAAGCGGGGCTCTCCGGAAATAAAAGAGTCGGCTCTATTCCTCAGCATTTCTACCGTGGGGCTTTTTATAAATGTCGGTATCTCTTCCGTCGCTTTCTTCATTCTCACACATATCTTGGATGTCTCTCCGGGTCTTGCGGCAAACATAGGAGCACTTTTTGGATCGGGTGCTATTTTCCTCTTAAATTTTATCGGGTACAAATTTATTGTTTTTAAAAAACAATATGAGTAA
- a CDS encoding alpha/beta hydrolase: METYEIKGLFSDIVKIYHYPSIRSSNNIILVLKGIYSEHVPREEVLNFSWDHELVKLMRDNYHLIFVRTSRLKDRNERDAFVGKTFKQECVEIENAFEYCNKNIFSQDYRWGCVSMSFGGTTLLGIPEVLSEMQVVIMAGSGCGKSPTTIKPLLSSLPHTEQLLHSLDNYRGVFIFLHGVNDTVVPKKSQQLIYERAVSAAKRKWVELQNLDHTLRDMYTGKSSAANIMSQYIRKIF; this comes from the coding sequence ATGGAAACTTATGAGATAAAGGGTCTTTTTTCAGATATTGTAAAAATATATCATTACCCGAGCATTCGTTCGTCAAATAATATCATTTTGGTGCTAAAAGGTATTTATAGTGAACATGTGCCGAGGGAAGAAGTGCTGAACTTTTCCTGGGATCATGAGCTCGTAAAACTGATGCGTGACAATTATCACCTGATCTTTGTGCGAACTTCTCGATTGAAAGATAGGAACGAAAGAGATGCTTTTGTTGGTAAAACGTTTAAACAAGAGTGTGTCGAGATTGAGAATGCCTTTGAGTACTGCAATAAAAATATTTTCTCACAAGATTACAGATGGGGGTGCGTGAGTATGTCATTCGGAGGCACGACCCTTCTTGGTATTCCGGAAGTACTTTCTGAAATGCAAGTGGTAATTATGGCGGGAAGTGGTTGTGGTAAAAGTCCCACAACAATAAAACCTTTACTATCTTCCTTGCCACACACAGAACAATTACTTCATTCTCTTGATAACTATCGCGGCGTATTTATTTTTCTACACGGAGTAAACGACACCGTTGTCCCGAAAAAATCCCAACAGTTAATCTATGAAAGGGCGGTGTCCGCAGCTAAACGTAAATGGGTTGAACTCCAAAATCTCGACCATACCCTCCGTGATATGTACACAGGGAAATCCAGCGCGGCAAATATTATGTCTCAATATATTAGAAAAATTTTTTGA